The Lutibacter sp. Hel_I_33_5 genome has a window encoding:
- a CDS encoding cytochrome c oxidase subunit II encodes MLALFYILIAVAIGVSFWQITRIMNLRGDIATDKDNDTQGKLAILFTVGFYAAMVYCLIAMNVLMLPESASIEGEHDDNLFDITFWLIGIVQFIMQFLIFYFTFKYRGKKENKALFFADSHKLEIIWTTIPAIVIVVLIGYGLWQWNNMMDLSDDDSIVIEVYAKQFQWEARYAGADNTLGLGNVNFIKGINTIGVDMSDKNSQDDIYATELYLPKGKKVHFKFRSQDVLHSAYMPHFRAQMNCVPGMVTEFGFTPKFTTEEMRLNEEVIAKNEVINKIRKAKGEDPYVFDYLLLCNKICGASHYNMQMKITVVEEAEYKAWLAEQPTLAEVIK; translated from the coding sequence TTATATTTTAATAGCTGTTGCAATAGGAGTAAGTTTTTGGCAGATAACCAGAATCATGAACCTAAGAGGTGATATTGCTACCGATAAAGATAATGACACACAAGGTAAATTAGCAATTCTTTTTACTGTTGGTTTTTATGCTGCGATGGTTTATTGTTTAATTGCAATGAACGTGTTAATGTTGCCAGAATCTGCATCTATTGAAGGAGAACATGATGATAATTTATTTGACATTACGTTTTGGTTAATTGGTATAGTTCAATTTATCATGCAATTCTTAATATTCTACTTTACTTTTAAGTATAGAGGAAAGAAAGAAAACAAAGCATTGTTTTTTGCAGATAGTCATAAATTAGAAATTATCTGGACAACCATCCCTGCAATTGTAATTGTTGTTTTAATTGGATATGGATTATGGCAATGGAACAACATGATGGATTTATCTGATGATGATTCTATTGTTATAGAAGTGTATGCAAAACAATTTCAATGGGAAGCACGTTATGCTGGAGCTGATAACACATTAGGTCTTGGGAACGTAAACTTTATTAAAGGTATTAATACAATTGGTGTTGATATGTCTGATAAAAACTCTCAAGATGATATCTATGCGACAGAATTATACTTACCAAAAGGTAAAAAAGTACATTTCAAGTTCCGTTCGCAAGATGTTTTACACTCAGCATATATGCCACACTTTAGAGCGCAGATGAATTGTGTTCCTGGTATGGTTACAGAGTTTGGTTTTACACCAAAGTTTACAACTGAGGAAATGAGGTTAAACGAAGAAGTAATTGCGAAAAATGAAGTAATTAATAAAATTAGAAAAGCTAAAGGGGAAGACCCTTATGTTTTTGATTACTTATTACTTTGTAATAAAATTTGTGGAGCATCACATTACAACATGCAAATGAAAATTACAGTTGTAGAAGAAGCAGAATACAAAGCTTGGTTAGCAGAACAACCAACCTTAGCAGAAGTTATTAAATAA